From a single Oceanobacillus kimchii X50 genomic region:
- the ilvC gene encoding ketol-acid reductoisomerase, with protein MAKVLYEKDIQDAVLKNKKIAVIGYGSQGHAHAMNLRDSGYDVVVGLRQGKSQQKAEEDGFNVLSVAEASNQADVVMVLLPDEMQPKVYEESIKDNLEQGNALVFAHGFNIHFTQIVPPANVDVFLVAPKGPGHLVRRTFEEGAGVPALYGVHQDYTGEATAVALAYSKGIGAARAGVLETSFQEETETDLFGEQAVLCGGVTSLIKAGFETLTDAGYQPEVAYFECLHEMKLIVDLLYEGGLENMRYSISDTAQWGDFVSGQRVVDDQTKERMKSILDDIQTGSFAKGWILENQAGRPQFNAINRRENSHPIETVGRELRELMPFVKQPINAKKKDVNVHVPN; from the coding sequence ATGGCAAAAGTATTATATGAAAAAGACATTCAGGATGCAGTATTAAAAAATAAAAAGATTGCAGTAATTGGTTATGGATCACAAGGGCATGCACATGCGATGAATTTAAGGGATTCTGGATATGATGTAGTCGTAGGATTACGTCAAGGAAAGTCACAGCAAAAAGCGGAAGAAGATGGATTTAATGTGTTGTCTGTAGCAGAGGCAAGTAATCAGGCAGATGTCGTAATGGTACTACTCCCGGATGAAATGCAGCCAAAAGTGTATGAGGAGAGTATTAAAGATAATCTTGAGCAAGGGAACGCACTTGTATTTGCACATGGCTTTAATATTCACTTCACACAAATTGTACCTCCAGCGAATGTGGATGTATTCTTAGTTGCTCCAAAAGGACCTGGACATTTAGTTCGCCGCACGTTTGAAGAGGGAGCTGGAGTACCTGCACTATATGGAGTACACCAAGATTATACTGGTGAAGCAACAGCCGTAGCACTTGCTTATTCAAAAGGAATTGGTGCTGCAAGAGCAGGAGTACTCGAAACAAGTTTCCAAGAAGAAACGGAGACAGATTTATTCGGGGAGCAAGCAGTATTATGCGGAGGAGTTACTAGTCTAATCAAAGCAGGATTTGAAACATTAACGGATGCTGGATATCAACCAGAAGTAGCATACTTTGAATGTCTTCATGAGATGAAATTAATTGTTGATCTTCTTTATGAAGGTGGATTAGAAAATATGCGTTATTCTATTTCGGATACAGCACAATGGGGAGATTTTGTATCGGGACAGCGTGTGGTAGACGATCAAACAAAAGAACGTATGAAATCTATTCTTGATGATATTCAAACTGGATCATTTGCTAAAGGATGGATTTTAGAAAACCAGGCTGGCAGACCACAATTTAATGCGATTAATCGCAGAGAAAATAGTCATCCAATTGAAACTGTGGGAAGGGAGTTACGTGAGTTGATGCCATTTGTTAAACAGCCAATTAATGCTAAGAAAAAGGATGTGAACGTTCATGTCCCGAATTAA
- the ilvB gene encoding biosynthetic-type acetolactate synthase large subunit encodes MKVDANQQVEVKSNLVTGADLFVQALERANVEVVFGYPGGAVLPIYDALHRNQTSFEHVLSRHEQGSIHAAEGYARVSGKPGVVIATSGPGATNLITGITDAMMDSIPLVIFTGQVAKGVIGTDAFQEADVMGITTPITKYNYQVSEIADLPRIVNEAFHIATTGRPGPVVVDIPKNISSTVTVNDYEADFHLPGYQPTITPNPLQITKVNEALKRAEKPVLLAGAGILISDASNELKQFADHYQLPVVTTLLGLGSYPGKESLSLGMAGMHGTYAANMAIYECDLLINIGARFDDRLTGNIKHFAPNAKIVHIDIDPAEIGKNIKTNIPVVADAKRALTALLKNKTEKCNHQNWLHQLKHNQLDFPLWYDRSDELISPQWLMEQIYELSNGEAVVTTDVGQHQMWAAQYYSFKDPHNWVTSGGLGTMGFGFPAAIGAQIAKPNSLVLAVVGDGGFQMTLQELSILKSQNLPVKVIILNNEALGMVRQWQESFYEERYSHSLFSENPDFVKLAESYGVRGMRVEKEADVPDILSEVFAYDGPVVIDCRVVQKTSVYPMIAPGTGIQEMIGVRR; translated from the coding sequence GTGAAAGTAGATGCAAACCAGCAGGTAGAGGTTAAAAGTAATTTAGTGACGGGTGCTGATTTGTTTGTGCAAGCATTGGAAAGAGCAAATGTCGAAGTAGTTTTTGGTTATCCTGGAGGTGCTGTATTACCGATTTACGATGCGTTACATCGAAATCAAACATCTTTTGAGCATGTGCTTTCGCGACATGAGCAAGGATCTATTCATGCAGCAGAAGGTTATGCGAGGGTCTCTGGCAAACCCGGAGTTGTGATAGCTACTTCAGGACCAGGGGCGACAAATTTAATTACTGGGATAACGGATGCGATGATGGACTCTATTCCTCTTGTCATATTTACTGGTCAAGTTGCAAAAGGAGTTATTGGAACAGATGCGTTTCAAGAAGCAGATGTAATGGGAATCACCACACCTATTACCAAGTATAACTACCAAGTGAGTGAAATAGCTGACCTGCCTCGTATTGTAAATGAAGCATTTCATATTGCGACAACAGGTAGACCAGGACCAGTCGTTGTTGATATTCCTAAGAATATTTCTTCAACAGTGACAGTGAATGATTATGAAGCGGATTTTCATTTACCTGGTTATCAGCCAACAATCACACCGAATCCTTTACAAATTACAAAAGTAAATGAAGCATTAAAACGAGCGGAGAAGCCGGTACTATTAGCTGGAGCGGGGATTCTTATCTCCGATGCCTCCAATGAATTAAAACAATTTGCTGATCACTATCAACTGCCGGTAGTTACAACCTTACTTGGGTTAGGAAGCTATCCTGGAAAGGAATCATTATCTCTAGGAATGGCTGGGATGCATGGAACATATGCAGCGAATATGGCGATATATGAATGTGATTTGTTAATAAATATTGGAGCACGATTTGATGACCGACTGACAGGAAATATTAAACATTTTGCACCAAATGCGAAAATCGTGCACATTGATATCGATCCTGCAGAAATTGGTAAAAATATCAAGACGAATATTCCGGTAGTTGCTGATGCAAAACGAGCGTTAACAGCTCTTTTAAAAAATAAAACAGAAAAATGCAATCATCAAAATTGGCTGCATCAATTGAAACATAATCAGTTGGATTTCCCGTTATGGTACGATCGTTCGGATGAATTAATCTCTCCCCAATGGTTAATGGAGCAAATATATGAATTATCCAATGGAGAAGCTGTTGTAACAACAGATGTAGGTCAGCATCAGATGTGGGCGGCACAATATTATTCATTTAAGGATCCCCATAATTGGGTGACATCTGGTGGGTTAGGGACGATGGGATTTGGTTTTCCTGCAGCAATTGGAGCTCAAATTGCTAAACCAAACAGTTTAGTATTAGCAGTAGTTGGAGATGGTGGTTTTCAAATGACTTTACAAGAATTGTCCATTTTGAAATCGCAGAATCTCCCAGTAAAAGTAATAATTTTAAACAATGAAGCACTTGGGATGGTTCGTCAATGGCAGGAAAGTTTTTACGAAGAAAGATATTCACACTCTTTGTTTTCAGAAAACCCAGACTTTGTGAAATTAGCAGAAAGTTATGGCGTGAGAGGGATGAGGGTAGAAAAGGAAGCGGATGTACCCGATATCTTATCTGAAGTATTTGCGTATGATGGCCCAGTAGTTATTGATTGCAGAGTGGTTCAAAAAACATCAGTTTATCCAATGATTGCTCCAGGTACAGGAATCCAAGAAATGATTGGGGTGAGAAGATGA
- the leuC gene encoding 3-isopropylmalate dehydratase large subunit, whose product MQKPQTIFEKIWQNHIVHEEEGKPSLLYIDQHLVHEVTSPQAFEGLRLNNRKVRRPDLTFATMDHNVPTVNRESFKDEISKKQMEALKKNCEEFGIKLADMYHPDQGIVHVIGPQLGLTQPGKTIVCGDSHTSTHGAFGALAFGIGTSEVEHVLATQTIWQDKPKTLNVKVIGELGIGVTAKDLILAIIAKFGVQFGTGYVIEYTGELIRKMSMEERMTICNMSIEAGARAGLISPDQTTVDYLRGREMVPDGDAYDKLAAEWLQLATDEDAVYDHTVIIHANEIEPQVTWGTNPGMCVPISSTTPSIEKATYPDEVERALEYMGLKENQLMTSIEVDHVFIGSCTNSRLSDLKKAAAIVKGKKVKSGIRAMVVPGSFLVKQKAEEIGLDQIFMDAGFEWRNSGCSMCLGMNDDIVPAGGRCASTSNRNFEGRQGNGARTHLVSPEMAAAAAIEGHFVDVRTYASVPS is encoded by the coding sequence GTGCAAAAACCACAAACTATTTTCGAAAAGATATGGCAAAATCATATTGTTCATGAGGAAGAAGGGAAACCAAGTCTTCTTTATATTGATCAACATTTAGTTCATGAAGTAACTTCTCCGCAAGCTTTTGAGGGACTTCGTTTAAATAATCGTAAGGTTCGTCGACCTGACTTAACCTTTGCAACTATGGACCATAATGTTCCAACTGTGAATAGGGAATCATTTAAAGATGAAATATCCAAAAAGCAAATGGAAGCACTGAAGAAAAATTGTGAAGAATTTGGAATAAAACTTGCTGATATGTACCATCCAGATCAAGGAATTGTACACGTCATTGGGCCACAGCTTGGTTTAACGCAACCAGGAAAAACAATTGTTTGCGGAGACAGTCATACTTCAACACATGGAGCATTTGGTGCTTTGGCATTTGGGATAGGTACAAGTGAAGTAGAACATGTTTTAGCCACACAAACCATTTGGCAAGACAAACCAAAAACATTAAATGTCAAAGTTATAGGTGAACTAGGAATAGGGGTAACTGCAAAAGATTTAATTTTAGCGATTATTGCAAAGTTTGGTGTTCAATTTGGTACTGGTTATGTAATAGAATATACAGGTGAGCTTATTCGTAAAATGTCTATGGAAGAAAGAATGACAATCTGTAATATGTCTATTGAAGCAGGTGCTAGAGCGGGCTTAATTAGTCCAGATCAAACTACTGTAGATTACCTACGAGGACGTGAAATGGTTCCAGATGGAGACGCATATGATAAATTAGCAGCTGAATGGTTACAATTAGCTACGGATGAAGATGCTGTCTACGATCACACGGTTATTATTCATGCAAATGAAATTGAACCCCAGGTTACATGGGGGACAAATCCGGGTATGTGTGTACCTATAAGCTCGACTACACCATCTATTGAAAAAGCAACGTACCCAGACGAAGTAGAACGTGCACTTGAATATATGGGATTAAAAGAAAATCAATTAATGACTTCTATTGAAGTAGACCATGTATTTATTGGTTCATGTACGAACTCAAGACTAAGTGATTTGAAAAAAGCCGCAGCGATTGTGAAAGGAAAAAAGGTGAAATCTGGTATTCGTGCGATGGTAGTGCCTGGATCTTTTCTTGTGAAACAAAAAGCCGAAGAAATTGGGTTAGATCAAATTTTTATGGACGCTGGTTTTGAATGGAGAAATTCCGGATGTAGTATGTGTCTAGGGATGAATGATGATATAGTGCCAGCTGGAGGTAGATGTGCTTCCACTTCCAACCGAAATTTTGAAGGAAGACAAGGAAACGGGGCTAGAACACATCTCGTGAGTCCAGAAATGGCTGCAGCAGCAGCAATAGAAGGGCACTTTGTTGATGTGAGAACCTATGCAAGCGTCCCGAGTTAG
- a CDS encoding 2-isopropylmalate synthase has protein sequence MSRIKIFDTTLRDGEQSPGVNLNKAEKLEIAKQLEKYGVDRMEAGFPASSKGDFESVKQIASTIKNSSIIALARAVKSDIDTAYEALKGAEKPAIHIFLATSPIHMTYKLKKSPEQVIETAVNMVAYAKERFDEIEWSAEDATRSDWNFLAQIIEKVIEAGATVINLPDTVGYTTPEEYGKLFRFIKETVSNIDQVALSCHCHNDLGMAVANSIAAVENGATQVEGTINGIGERAGNAALEEVVVALKIRSDYYPFETGLNLKETKRTSDLVAKLTGMYVQANKAVIGRNAFSHESGIHQDGVLKNTETYEIITPEMVGVSSNTLFLGKHSGRHAFKDKLKEFGVELSEKELKTAFDQFKLLTDQKKEVTDDDLYTILMDIKTDSTVVDKYKLIQFGVSYDTADTPKANVILESPNGSLIEATQQGNGSVEALYKTINYLIAENITLVDYQINSVGGGKDALAESHVQIIINGETINGRGSAQDVLQASAVAFIQAVNRYYVQKKANLTRLVYES, from the coding sequence ATGTCCCGAATTAAGATTTTTGACACAACATTACGAGATGGAGAGCAGTCTCCAGGAGTTAACTTGAATAAAGCGGAAAAACTTGAGATAGCAAAGCAACTTGAAAAATATGGTGTGGATCGGATGGAGGCAGGGTTTCCTGCTTCCTCTAAAGGGGATTTTGAATCGGTAAAACAAATTGCTTCAACGATCAAGAATTCATCAATCATTGCGCTTGCTCGTGCGGTAAAATCTGATATCGATACCGCATATGAAGCGTTAAAAGGAGCAGAGAAACCTGCGATTCATATTTTCCTGGCAACATCTCCGATTCATATGACTTATAAATTGAAGAAATCACCAGAACAAGTGATTGAAACAGCGGTTAACATGGTCGCTTATGCAAAAGAACGATTTGATGAAATTGAATGGTCTGCTGAGGATGCAACTCGTTCGGATTGGAATTTCTTAGCTCAAATTATTGAAAAAGTTATTGAAGCTGGAGCAACCGTGATTAATCTGCCGGATACGGTGGGTTATACAACTCCTGAAGAATATGGGAAATTATTTCGATTTATAAAAGAAACAGTTTCAAACATTGATCAAGTTGCTTTGTCTTGTCATTGCCACAACGATCTTGGGATGGCAGTAGCGAATTCAATAGCGGCTGTGGAAAATGGGGCTACACAAGTAGAGGGAACGATCAATGGTATTGGTGAGCGAGCAGGAAATGCAGCGTTAGAAGAGGTGGTTGTTGCGTTAAAAATTCGTTCCGATTATTATCCATTTGAAACAGGATTAAATCTGAAAGAGACGAAACGGACGAGTGATTTGGTAGCAAAACTAACTGGTATGTATGTGCAAGCAAATAAGGCGGTAATTGGAAGAAATGCCTTTTCTCATGAATCCGGTATTCACCAAGATGGTGTATTAAAAAATACGGAGACATATGAGATTATTACTCCAGAAATGGTAGGAGTGTCCTCCAATACGCTATTTCTTGGAAAACATTCTGGAAGGCATGCGTTTAAAGATAAATTAAAAGAGTTCGGTGTTGAACTATCAGAAAAAGAGCTCAAAACGGCATTTGACCAATTTAAATTATTAACAGATCAAAAGAAAGAAGTAACAGATGATGATTTATATACCATTTTGATGGATATTAAAACAGATTCAACTGTAGTTGATAAATACAAGTTAATACAATTTGGAGTATCTTATGATACAGCGGATACTCCAAAAGCAAATGTCATCTTAGAATCTCCCAATGGGTCACTAATTGAAGCAACACAACAAGGAAATGGTAGTGTGGAGGCATTATATAAAACGATAAATTACTTGATTGCAGAAAATATCACATTGGTAGATTATCAGATTAATTCAGTTGGTGGTGGTAAAGACGCCCTGGCAGAATCCCATGTTCAAATTATAATTAATGGCGAAACAATTAATGGAAGAGGATCTGCTCAGGATGTATTGCAAGCATCAGCAGTAGCATTTATACAGGCAGTAAATCGGTATTACGTTCAAAAGAAAGCAAATCTAACTCGACTTGTCTATGAGTCATAA
- the ilvD gene encoding dihydroxy-acid dehydratase produces the protein MGKDLRIKSKAFDGTMRAPNRAMLRAVGVTDEDFKKPMIGVASTWAEVTPCNIHLNDLALLAKKGVRHSDAVPLIFNTITVSDGISMGTQGMNYSLPSRDIIADSIETVVGAENLDGLVAIGACDKNIPGCLIAIANAGVPSVFVYGGTIAPGNIDGKDIDIVSVFEGVGQHNAGTIDDGQLRRVECHACPGAGACGGMYTANTMASAAEALGISLPGSSSNPAESEEKRADVEAAGEAIKNLLEKDIYPKDILTKKAFENAITVVMALGGSTNAILHLLAVSHAAEVDLTIDDFNRIQKKVPHLADLKPSGRFVMQDLHRVGGVQAVMKLLYENGYLHGDCLTVTGKTIAENLAEAPNLKENQQVIMPFDNPKREDGPLIVLKGNLSPTGAVAKVSGVKVKRHTGPARVFNTEKEATQAILDNKIKEGDVLVIRYVGPKGGPGMPEMLSVSSILVGKGMGESVALLTDGRFSGGTHGLVVGHISPEAQDGGPIAFLQEGDMVTIDSDKREIFMDVSADEIKLRQGKWKAPELHKKGILGKYVHNVTCSSKGAVTDYLHRD, from the coding sequence ATGGGAAAAGATTTGCGGATAAAAAGTAAAGCATTTGACGGTACAATGCGAGCTCCAAATAGAGCGATGCTTCGTGCGGTCGGTGTAACAGATGAAGATTTTAAAAAGCCGATGATTGGTGTAGCGAGTACATGGGCAGAAGTAACCCCGTGTAACATACATTTAAATGATTTAGCTCTTCTTGCAAAAAAAGGAGTACGGCATTCTGATGCTGTTCCATTAATCTTTAATACGATAACAGTTTCAGATGGAATCTCCATGGGTACGCAAGGTATGAATTATTCTTTGCCAAGTAGAGATATCATTGCTGATTCTATCGAAACCGTTGTTGGAGCGGAAAATTTAGATGGATTAGTAGCAATTGGAGCATGCGACAAGAATATACCAGGGTGCTTAATTGCGATTGCTAATGCAGGGGTTCCGTCTGTATTCGTATACGGTGGCACCATTGCACCAGGAAATATTGATGGGAAAGATATAGATATTGTTTCTGTTTTTGAAGGTGTAGGACAACATAATGCAGGTACTATTGACGATGGTCAATTAAGAAGAGTAGAATGTCATGCTTGTCCAGGCGCAGGTGCATGTGGAGGAATGTATACTGCAAATACAATGGCATCTGCAGCGGAAGCTTTAGGAATCAGTTTACCTGGAAGCTCTTCTAACCCAGCTGAATCAGAAGAAAAGCGAGCCGATGTGGAGGCAGCTGGAGAAGCGATTAAGAATTTATTAGAAAAAGACATTTATCCAAAAGATATACTTACAAAAAAAGCTTTTGAAAATGCTATTACAGTCGTTATGGCATTGGGTGGTTCTACAAATGCGATTTTGCATTTACTTGCAGTTTCTCATGCAGCAGAAGTGGACTTAACGATTGATGATTTTAATCGTATTCAGAAAAAAGTTCCTCATTTAGCAGACTTAAAACCAAGCGGGCGTTTCGTTATGCAAGATCTTCATCGAGTTGGTGGGGTACAAGCAGTAATGAAATTGTTATATGAAAATGGTTACTTACATGGCGACTGTCTAACCGTAACAGGGAAGACTATCGCAGAAAATCTAGCAGAAGCTCCTAATCTTAAAGAAAACCAACAAGTGATTATGCCATTTGATAATCCAAAAAGAGAAGATGGTCCTCTGATTGTCTTAAAGGGAAATTTATCTCCAACGGGAGCAGTGGCGAAAGTATCTGGAGTTAAAGTGAAAAGACACACAGGTCCTGCGCGTGTTTTTAATACAGAAAAAGAGGCAACCCAAGCAATTTTGGATAACAAAATAAAAGAGGGAGATGTATTAGTTATTCGCTATGTTGGACCAAAAGGTGGTCCGGGAATGCCGGAGATGTTGTCTGTTTCTAGTATTCTTGTAGGTAAAGGAATGGGAGAATCGGTAGCTTTATTGACGGATGGTAGATTCTCTGGTGGTACACATGGACTTGTCGTGGGGCATATAAGTCCCGAAGCACAAGATGGTGGACCGATTGCATTCCTGCAAGAAGGGGATATGGTGACTATAGATTCTGATAAAAGAGAGATTTTCATGGACGTTTCAGCAGATGAAATTAAACTACGTCAAGGAAAATGGAAAGCCCCTGAACTACATAAGAAAGGGATTCTTGGAAAGTACGTGCATAATGTAACTTGCTCATCCAAAGGCGCGGTAACAGATTATTTACATCGAGACTAA
- the ilvN gene encoding acetolactate synthase small subunit — translation MKRIIIATVQDRGGVLNRITGMLHKRQFNIESISVGASETEGISKMTFVVEINDKQKLEQLTKQLNKQIDVLKVMDVTDKALVARELALIKVVGTNQTRAEIQSIITPFRAAVIDVSKDSLIIQVTGKPDKVDALIALLRPYGIKELTKTGLTAFLRGQQPEQSISDFNLVAKG, via the coding sequence ATGAAGAGAATTATCATCGCTACTGTACAGGATAGAGGAGGAGTGCTGAATCGCATTACAGGGATGCTTCATAAAAGGCAATTCAATATTGAAAGTATTTCTGTAGGAGCATCAGAAACAGAAGGTATATCCAAAATGACATTCGTTGTTGAAATTAATGACAAACAAAAACTAGAACAACTAACTAAACAATTAAATAAACAAATCGACGTATTAAAAGTGATGGATGTAACTGATAAAGCCTTAGTTGCAAGAGAGTTAGCTCTTATAAAAGTGGTTGGAACCAATCAAACAAGAGCTGAAATCCAAAGTATTATTACACCATTTCGAGCAGCGGTGATTGATGTAAGTAAAGATAGCCTAATTATTCAAGTAACAGGTAAACCAGATAAGGTGGATGCTTTAATTGCTCTGTTAAGACCATATGGAATTAAGGAACTTACAAAAACAGGCTTAACTGCTTTCTTGAGAGGGCAGCAGCCGGAACAATCGATCAGTGATTTCAATCTAGTGGCAAAAGGTTAA
- the leuB gene encoding 3-isopropylmalate dehydrogenase, with protein MEKHIILLPGDGIGREIIDSAKQVLTAIASEYNHRFTFEEHAIGGNAIDDYNTPLPDKTVDACSKADAILMGAVGGPKWDANPSHLRPEKGLLGIRKQLELFANLRPVKTISSLLYASPLKEEIVNQADMLIIRELTGGIYFGTPSERTPNGVVDTLRYTREEIERIVERGFEAARIRRKHLTSVDKANVLESSKLWREIVEEKSKQYPDVSVTHLLVDAAAMKLVTQPSFFDVIVTENLFGDILSDEASVLTGSLGMLPSASLRSDGLGLYEPVHGSAPDIAGKGIANPLAMILSAALMLEHSFGLVDEAKEIERAVNDCLLQGFHTADIHIPGGVQVGTKQMTEAVLENVTTKSISDSICKSYV; from the coding sequence ATGGAGAAACATATCATTTTGCTTCCTGGTGATGGAATAGGTAGAGAGATTATTGATTCTGCTAAACAAGTATTAACAGCGATAGCAAGCGAATATAACCACCGATTTACATTTGAAGAACATGCGATTGGTGGAAATGCCATAGATGATTATAATACACCATTGCCCGATAAAACAGTAGATGCCTGTTCAAAAGCAGACGCAATTTTAATGGGAGCTGTTGGTGGTCCTAAATGGGACGCCAACCCATCTCATTTACGACCAGAAAAAGGATTATTAGGGATTCGAAAACAACTTGAACTTTTTGCCAATTTACGACCAGTTAAAACAATTTCTTCCTTATTATATGCATCACCATTAAAAGAAGAAATTGTAAATCAGGCAGATATGTTAATCATTCGAGAGCTAACTGGAGGAATTTATTTTGGCACACCTAGTGAACGGACCCCTAATGGTGTAGTCGATACGCTTCGTTACACGCGAGAAGAAATAGAACGAATTGTCGAGCGTGGATTTGAAGCTGCAAGAATTCGAAGAAAACATCTTACATCCGTTGATAAGGCAAATGTTTTAGAGTCTAGCAAGCTATGGAGAGAAATCGTTGAGGAAAAGTCTAAACAATATCCTGATGTATCAGTAACCCATCTTCTTGTTGATGCAGCTGCAATGAAGCTTGTCACACAGCCAAGTTTCTTTGATGTAATCGTAACGGAGAATTTGTTCGGAGATATATTGAGTGATGAAGCGTCAGTGCTTACTGGATCTTTAGGAATGCTTCCATCAGCGAGTTTACGTTCTGATGGACTTGGTTTATATGAGCCTGTTCACGGTTCAGCTCCTGATATTGCGGGAAAAGGAATTGCTAATCCATTAGCGATGATCTTATCTGCTGCATTAATGCTAGAGCATTCTTTTGGTTTAGTAGATGAAGCTAAAGAAATAGAGCGAGCGGTAAATGATTGTTTATTACAAGGTTTTCATACAGCGGATATCCATATACCAGGCGGAGTTCAAGTTGGTACAAAGCAAATGACAGAAGCAGTTTTAGAAAATGTAACAACAAAAAGTATTTCAGATTCTATATGTAAATCGTATGTATAG